One genomic segment of Paraburkholderia phymatum STM815 includes these proteins:
- a CDS encoding CYTH domain-containing protein yields the protein MIRDPGVAARLAPVFVTRINRTTITVHLPPEDGIEVALDEGTVKAQAGSVPLIAVELELKRGEPQALYSAALELLKTAPMRIDHRSKANVGYELLVAEHAEAVKAKPVCLGKGDSIENAFCTILHNCLEQVHANERGVVSGRDPSCVHQMRVGLRRLRSALDLFKEIIPAAASTFHVHIRRVEHDK from the coding sequence GTGATCCGGGATCCGGGCGTTGCCGCGCGGCTCGCTCCTGTGTTTGTCACACGCATCAATCGGACCACGATCACAGTGCATCTGCCGCCGGAAGACGGAATTGAAGTGGCGCTCGACGAGGGAACCGTCAAGGCGCAAGCGGGCTCCGTGCCGCTTATCGCTGTCGAGCTCGAACTCAAGCGGGGCGAGCCGCAGGCGCTTTACTCTGCGGCACTCGAGCTTCTTAAGACCGCGCCGATGCGAATCGACCATCGCAGCAAGGCCAATGTGGGTTACGAATTGCTTGTTGCCGAGCACGCGGAAGCTGTCAAGGCCAAGCCTGTGTGCCTTGGGAAGGGTGATTCGATCGAAAACGCGTTCTGCACGATCCTGCACAACTGCCTTGAGCAGGTGCACGCCAACGAGCGCGGCGTGGTTTCCGGCCGTGATCCGTCCTGCGTGCATCAGATGCGGGTCGGACTTCGTCGCTTGCGCTCTGCGCTGGACCTGTTCAAGGAGATAATCCCTGCCGCCGCCTCAACATTCCATGTTCATATTCGTCGCGTCGAACACGATAAATGA
- a CDS encoding CYTH domain-containing protein: MKVTNHPEDRDKLLQAPLLAHARAEADPPTLLTSTYFDTPELAIHGCKASLRVRSGGPQRLQTLKLDGAVEAGVFDRDEFETPVASDTPDLALLHDAISLKRIVAR, translated from the coding sequence GTGAAAGTTACGAATCACCCCGAGGATCGAGACAAGCTCCTCCAGGCACCTTTGCTCGCGCACGCTCGGGCGGAGGCTGACCCACCGACACTCCTCACCAGCACTTATTTCGACACGCCGGAACTGGCCATTCACGGATGTAAGGCATCCCTGCGCGTCCGATCTGGCGGGCCGCAGCGGCTTCAGACATTGAAGCTCGACGGCGCAGTCGAGGCGGGCGTGTTCGACCGCGATGAGTTCGAGACGCCGGTCGCCAGTGACACGCCCGACCTCGCGCTGCTGCATGACGCGATATCCCTGAAACGGATTGTGGCAAGGTGA